Part of the Tamandua tetradactyla isolate mTamTet1 chromosome X, mTamTet1.pri, whole genome shotgun sequence genome, CCGCCTCGGGTGTCAGGCTTGGGGTGCCTCTCCCAGTGGAAGGGCGGGAGAAGGGGCGCAGGCAGTGGCAGGAGGTGGCCCGCGGGAGACGGGGTTGGCTTCCCGTCTTAGCACAGCGCCCCCGGAGCGCGCGGAGGACGCGGGCTCACGCCGGGGACTTGTCCTCTCTCCGCAGCTCCCGTGGCCCGACGTGGCAGGAACCGCGCGCCCATGGAGGGCCTGGGCCGCTCGTGCCTGTGGCTGCGCCGGGAGCTGTCGCCCCCGCGGCCCCGGCTGCTGCTCCTGGACTGCCGCAGCCGCGAGCTGTACGAGTCGGCGCGCATCGGCGGGGCGCTGAGCGTGGCGCTGCCCGCGCTGCTGCTGCGCCGCCTGCGGAGGGGGAGCCTGTCGGTGCGCGCGCTGCTGCCCGGGCCGCCGCTGCAGCCGCCGCCGCCCTCCCCGGTGCTCCTGTACGACCAGGGCGGGGGTCGGCGCCGGCGCGGGGAGGCCGAGGCCGAGACGGAGGAGTGGGAGGCCGAGTCGGTGCTGGGCACGCTGCTGCAGAAGCTGCGGGAGGAGGGGTACCTGGCCTACTACCTCCAGGGTAGGTGCGCGGCGGCGGCCGGCGGGGAGCTTGCCctccctggggggtgggggggtggagcgGTCATAAGTGATATTGACCTTGGGTAGGTCCCACCTCATCTGGGCTCAAGGGGAGCTGAAGGTGCTGGGGGGCAAGGGGCCAGGAGAGGGGTGCTGAGcataaccttgggcaagtccttTCCCTTCTGGAGCCCTGATATCTGGATCTGGAATATGGGGAGAATTTGGGCCCACCCGTCCCAGCTCCACGGAATCTCAAGAACAAAGTGTGGGTGCAGTCGCCCTGCCTCCTCCCAGCTGCTGAGAAAGGGATGACAGGGAGACAGAGCCAGATGCCATCCCGCAGATGCTGTGAAGGCCGGAGCCCAAAGGGGCAGGGACCTGCCTCCCCCACTGCAGCCTGCTCCCACCCCAGTGCCctggcagggctggggctggggggcaggggagaagAGGAGGCAGGGTGCTAGAGGCCTGTTGACTCCTTGCCgagccacccacccccactcccaccaagGCCCAGGGCCGTGCAGCCAGCTGTCCCTGCCTCTTTGCCTGTGAAGGAGTCAGAGGACTGTCATACCATGAGCCCTTCTAAAGgcaccagaatatataaatatagaaggCCTTAGATTTCCAGCCCCCAGCCAGGAGAAATAGTAGGTGTTCAGGTGGAATGTCACACTCTCTTCCAAGTCACCTTCTTTGAGGTCCCACTTCGTCCCTGAAGAGGCCCTGAGATGGCTGTTACCCAGCCCCTGTCCCCAGGATGCTTCTGCTTTTGATCTGTGGATCAGAAGTTGCCCACACAGAAAGCGCCATGAAACAGAGCTGAGTGCTTTCTCTTCTTTAACTGATGGCGGCTGTCCTCCTTGAGGCCACCAGTCCACCTAAACACCATTGAGCCCGCACGCCTGCCTGGGATCAGCTCCTGGGGCGCACGGGTCTGTTGGGGTGGGTCTGCCTGGCCGGCTTCGAGCGTCCCCCAGAGGCTGCAGCGGGCACTTGCCCTCCAAGACCGAGGCCCACGGTGTGGCGGAAAGGTGGCCCTGCACCTGCTGTGGGTCCGGGTACTTCTTACTGAGCTTTGGGGACACCTGCAAACGTTCCCAGGTGTCCAGGGTTGGCAGCGGGGTGGGGGCTGCTCCGGCTCAGCTGCTCGGCTGCGCAGAGGGCCAGGTCAGCAGgaccctccccctctccctcccccccacccccccacaggtggcttcagCCGATTCCAGGCCGAGTGCCCTCACCTGTGTGAGACCAGCCTGAACGCCCGCGGGGGGCCCAGCACGGCCCTGGCGGCCGGCCCGGTGCCCGTGGTGGGGCTGGGCAGCCTGTGCCTCGGCCACGACTGCTCAGACACCGAGACCGAGGGTGACCGTGGCCCCATGAGCTGTGGTCTGGATTCGGAGGGCAGCACCCCCCCGCCAGCGGGCCTGCTGCCCACCTGCCCCGTCCAGATCCTGCCCAACCTGTATCTGGGCAGTGCCCGGGATTCGGCCAACTTGGAGAGTCTGGCCAAGCTGGGCATCCGCTACATCCTCAATGTCACCCCCAACCTCCCCAACCTCTTTGAGAAGAACGGCGACTTTCACTACAAGCAAATCCCCATCTCGGACCACTGGAGCCAGAACTTGTCCCAGTTCTTTCCAGAAGCCATTGCGTTCATCGGTGAGCGCGCCCTGCCCTGTCCCGCCCTGCCCCGGCCAGCCCAGGCTGCAGAGCAACGGGGGTgcggggggtgggagtggggggacaTGCTGAGTCGCCCTCCCCAGAGGGAGCAGGTGGCAGCTTCCACGCGGGACACCCGGGCCCGACCCTGCGACAGTccgcgcccccacccccccccggGCCCTGGCCTCACGGTGGCCGTTGGCTGTCCCccgccccccactccccacccagaTGAGGCCTTGTCCCAGAACTGCGGGGTGCTCGTGCACTGCCTGGCCGGCGTCAGCCGCTCTGTCACTGTCACCGTGGCCTACCTCATGCAGAAGCTCCACCTGTCCCTCGGCGACGCCTACGACCTGGTCAAGAGGAAGAAGTCCAATGTGTCGCCCAACTTCAacttcctgggccagctgctcGACTTCGAGCGCAGCCTGAGGCTGGAGGAGCGGCGCTCCCGGGAGCGGGGCAGCGGGGGTCAGGGGTCCGCCGCCTCCGAGGACCCCCCCTCCTTCTTCACCACCCCCACCAGCGATGGCGTCTTCCAGCCGGACCCCACATAGGGCCCCGAAGGccctcggggtgggggtgggggtggagggctggGCGGCTGGGTCCCCACCCGTACCCACTGCCACCCCCACCCGCTGCTCCCACCCACCTCCTGTCTTGGTGGGGGGAGCTCATGGGAGGGGACCCAGCTAtaagtggggggcgggggggggagcACAATCCTTCTCATGGGGTGCTGGAAAGAAGCCGGAGCCGGAAGCCTGGAACACGCGAAGATTGTGCCTCCAGGGTAGTgaagcggggtggggggggtaaCTTGTCCCACCCACTTGCGACATCCACGGGAATCCTATTAAATGTGCCTACGGGCCAGGCTCGGTGGCCTGACCCGCCGCCCTTTCGGGTGGAACCTCGCTCCTGAACTTGCCTCTTCTGCGActgttactttttttctttggggggtggggggccgccCATTCCGAAGGACCCTGCCAGAAGACTGCCAGTCCCCGGGCCTCCCTGCTCCCTCGGCCCATTGGGGAAGGGTGCGTCCTCTCCAGCCACCTCATGTGCCAGCAGGGACCTGGGCCCAGGTCCCCCCAAATGGCTGCTTTGCAGAGGGGTCCGCCTGCCAGGGGGTTGGGGCGCCGAGGTGGAGCGGCCCCCCGGTGCCCACGGGGACAGCCCTCTGGGTGGCTCCGGGCTGGGGAGGGCGCCAGCCTGGGAGCCGCTGGGCAGGCTCCCGGCCCCACATCTGGCGCCCTGACTGTTTATCCACTTgacatttgaaaagatgcttttttccctcttcccccagATGTCTTGACGGGAGCACTGGGGCTCTTTGTGACCACCGGTGGCCAAACTGCCGCCGGAGGAGATGGGGTCGCAGagagggggctgggggcggggcgaGGGGGAGAAGAAGGCCTCGATTTTGTTGCTTTGGGTCCCACACGGGTGCTgttggtttggggtggggggagcagggcgGGCGCAGAGCTGCGCACACACTCAATCATTCATTGCAGCCCACGGCCCCCGGGCACGGGCGTGCGTGTGTGCGGGTGTGTGTGGGCACGGTGAGCTCACACCCGCTCCCGCAGCCACCCAAGCCCCCTTCGGCCTGTgcttctgtgtatgtgtgtgtgttttttttacgAAAAATCCACACCATGGTTGCTTTCTTTCATTGTTCTCCCTGAATAAATGGTTTATTTAAGATACTGGACGGAGAGGGGAGCTGCTTCCTGAGCGCCTTGGGGagtttggggggggaggggaagggaggcgTGATGAGGGTGTCAAGGGGGTTGCCCTCGAGGCAGGGCCAGAGCCTCGCCTTGGAGCCCCCCACTAACACGCACACAAGCACACCCCCAGATGCGCTCTGTCCGGAGCTCTGGCCACTGGCCCAGCCCCCCACTGCGGGGCACGCATCACACTTCACTGAGGCCCCCACCCCCGGCCATGCACTGCCCTAGGCGGGAGGACAGGGCAGTGGGCGAAAGAAATGATGCTTCCTGTCCGCTCGGAGCTGACTTTCTGGGGGGGTTGGGAGGGGTGAGAAAGACACTGCACTATAGAGCTAGGGAATTAGTGAATTCCATGGTGTGTGCCCAGGGCAGCAGATAGAGCAAGAAGGAGGAGGGCGAGGTGACCACTGGGTTTGACAGCTGAACTGAGGCCAGGGAGCCCCCcccgccccaccaccaccacaaggAGCCACAGAAGCGCCGGGGCTGGGGAGGGATCTGCTCTGATTGGTGCAGTCCAGCACCCAGCCTTGTGGCGGTCCAGGCTGGTGGCAGGGAGAGCATTCCCGAGACCTAAAGGGACAGACGAAGGGGCCAGCTTCTCTCCCACGTACCCACCCTGAGAAGGTTGCCCCCTCCCTGGCTTGCAGCCTTCCACTCTTAAGGCCTTCCCCACGCTGGAAGTGGAGTGGCCTTTGCAAAGCAGTGACTAGCCACCGGGGACACGGGAAGCCAGGAAGTGGAAGGGAAGCTGGAGGCTGGGGGACAGGggtggtggggaggagagggtggCAAACACGTGCACTGTGAGAAAGCAGTGGAGGCCCTTTGGGCAATGAAACCCTCCTGACACTGAACGCCTAAAACACAGGATCAACTcgaaaaacatttttgaatgagTGGCTgggctgatgggaaaagaaaactCGCCCAAGGTCGGAGACGATGAGAATCCCTGGCTGCAGAAAAGCAAGCAGGCTCTGGAGACAGCTCTAGTCCAGGTGCCTCATTGGCGACCCCTACCGGTACCTATGGACGGCACACACAGGTGCCCGGGGACAGAGCCCGGGCCTGAGCAAGTGGGAAGGGGGAGAGGGGACCCCCACATGAGTCCAGGACTCCCAAAGGGCCATGGCTACAAGTCAGCAAAATAAGCGCCCCCCCTCCCGCGAAAAAAGAAGAACATGTCTTGATCCTGAGACATGCAGATGCGCTGCCTGGCGGGGCAAAGCACACTGTGCAGATGAGGTCAAATTAAGGCTCCAGACATGGGGAGATGGTCGCAGGTTACCCAGGTGGTGTCATCACAAGTGTCCTTAGAAGTGATCAAAGGGAGTCAGAAGAGCACGAGGGGAGAGGacagaagtacctgaagctgttgaactgtgttccagtagacttgatgctttttcttttctttttttagtattttaattgagaaatcttcacacccgCACAGTCCATGcgtggtgcacaatcagtggctcacaatatcatcacatagttgtgtattcatcaccatgatcatctttagaacatttgcatctctccagaaatagaaataaaaagagaaactcctacatcccatacccctcaccacCCCccgtcattgaccactagtatttccatctacccaatttactttaccccttaagccccctattatttattttttaagctttatttttttccttatctttccataccctgaataaaaggaacatcagttacagagttttcacaatcacacagtcacattgtacaagctatatcattatataaccatcttcaagaatcaaggctactggaacacagctccacagtttcaggcaattccctccagccattccgaCACAtcatagactaaaaagggatagctatatattgcataagaataacctccaggataaactctgaactctgaaatctctcagccactgacactttattttgtctcatttctctttccccttttgttcaagaaagttttctcaatcccttgatgccgagtcccagctcatcccaggagttctgtcccacgttgccagggagatttacacacctggtagtcatgtcccacaagggggagagggcagtgataagttggcttagagatacagaccatatctgagcaacaaaagagggtctctgggggtaaGATTTAgccataattatcagtaggcttagcctatcctttgcaggaataagtctcctggggtaaaccccaagatcaagggctcagcctattgaatttgctgtccccactgctaatgaggatatcaggaattcctccaTTCTCACCAGTTgaatgttgaatatttcctccattctccgcagtcccccaaggagactttgcaaatacttttttattctctgcctagattactctggaatatatcggggcatcacactaacctgtgcaaaccaacaaaatttcatgccctattgaagattccatgtaattatagtgaccaagtaaactgaccatacaagttaaattaggtattgTGATACCGAAtgtataaattttacaccaaataatcATCTCTCCCTTAAGCCTTGCACAGaggctgaagttttaaaatatgggccatatcatcctttaccgtgtattctgatttaccttagccctaagTAAATAAGGATAGGATAGATAAGTGCTATCttaagccttgattcttgaagatgattgtataactatgcagcttttacaatatgactgtgtgattgtgaaagccctgtgtctaatgctccttttatccagggtatggacagatgtgtaaaaaaataagtattaaaaaataaataaataatagggggggataatgccccccccaaaaaaaattgaggtagattggaatactagcggtaaatgagagagaggggtatggagtatgggatgtaaaggttttttcttttgtctttttattttttcggaatgatgcaaatgttctacaaaattacggtgatgaatacacagatatgtgctgatattgtgagccattgaccgtacaccaagtatggaatgtatgcgtgtgaagatttctcaacaaaaaatatttaaaaagaaaaaaaaagcaagaggggTGAAGATGGAGGTAGCAAGGGTCAGAGTCCGAGAGAGAGAGCTGAAGACGCCAGGCTGCGGCCTCTGAAAACAGAAGAGGTGGCAGTGAGCCGAAACCCATTTTCCCCCTTGAGCATGAAAAGGAGCGCAGCCCCACTTTCACCTGAATTGTGTCCCGCTGAAAACCACTGTGGACTGCCGGCTTCCGGGATGCTTAGATGACATATTTGTGTTGTTGGTAGTCCAGGGAAGTGTGGTAAATTGTGATCACAGCAAGAGGAGATTAATGCCATAGATACTGTTTTTATatagttctttattcttttttattgcataatatagcatatatacaaagaaagaaaaagcagtagttttcaaagcactcttcaacaagtagttacaggacagatcccagagtatgtcatggggtaccataccatcctctcagatttttccttctagctgctccagaacataagacactagaagaaatatgtatttttttatcatcacaatcgactttttttttcttttttgtgaaaatgacACACAGTCAaagaagtaataaatttcaaagtgcagcacaacTATTAGTTTTAggacagacttcagagtttggtatggcttacaatttcacaattttaagtttttacttgtagctgtcaaagatactagagactaaaagagatatcaatataataattcagcaattatactcggttaaaccctaccttctctgtataactccaccatcacctttgatctttctatcccactctttacaggtatttgggctataggccattctaaatttttcatgttggaagaggctgtccaTAACATGggaagggggatggaactagctgatgctctggagaggctgggccctctgcatttcaggacttatctggtctagggagccatctggaggttgtaggttttggagagttaccctagtgcatggaacctttgtagaatcttctatattgccctaggtgttctttaggattggctagaatggttttggttggggtttggcaagttatgacaggtaacaatgtctaaccgAAGGTTGCATAAaaataagagcaaccttcagagtagcctctcaactctatttgaactctctcaaccagtGATAccctatttgttacacttcttttcccccttttggtcaggatggcattgttgatcccacgatgccagggccaagctcatccctgagtgtcatctcccacaccaccagggagattttcacccatgaataccatgtcccatgtagggcagaaggcaatgatttcacttgcagagttgggcttagagagagtgcagccacatctgagcaacaaaagaggtcctccagaagtaactcttaggcatagctacaGGAGGTAGGCTAAGCTGCTccgctacatatataagcttcacaagagtaagcctcaagatcaagggcttggcctatggatttgggtgtccctaatgtttgacacagtatcagggtttccctagtggtaaagtttaacagttacAGATTTtgtctcccatccctcaagggaatgattatctgcttaatatattctaggatgaatccaggcattacattaatgccaggttatttttttttaatccacaaaaaaataaaaataaaactctacCAAAAGAGGTGAGGATAGCTGCTTATTTTGACCTTGCATCTGGGCTTAAGTGGAATAAAAGACAAATGTCTCCTCTGAGAATTTGTAGCCACAAGCTTAAACTTTGGTTTAAAGTTGTCTGGGCATACAAGCAGGGTTGCTCCAAAATTTCTCTTAGAGGGTCTTTAGAGGCAGTAGTCTGGGCGAGGGAAGGGCTTCAcctcttgtcttaaagctgaatttGATCAGCTGGTGTCTGGCCATGGACCTACAGAATAAGTTCCACCAAAGCTCCATGGGCACGTAAGACTGAAAAACAAAGTGGGCCACTCCACAGAGCAAAACATTAGCAGTTTACTGAGGAACTTACAGCCCGGAGAGTTGGTCCTGGGCGGCCCCAGGACATTCCGAGCAGCATGTTCACCCCCTGGGGGTTACAGGGGGTTATATGGGTTAAGGACAAGGAAGGAGCAGAGCCAAGTTGGGATTTGCAGGACTGTAAAAATGTCTCTTTGCAGTTACTGATATGCACAGGAGTGGCTCTTAGGAATGCTCAGGAATGTGTACGTGTGCTTTAAGGTGCACTTAAGGGAAGGAGGTTTTGCCTTATCTAGGAATTTATGAGTTCTCTGTTTATGGCCTCACATTCCACTCTGAGAAACCCACTCTCCCATTCTCCACGCCCCTTCCGCGATTGTCCCAGAATGGCCACTGAGGGGCACCTCTGGAAGCAGATTCCACAGCAGCAGATGGCACGTCCGCCAATACCAGGCCTGCCAATGACAAGAGGAAAATTAGTAAAGTAGATCCCCAAACCCCACTGTGTTAGGTTAAAAGGCAATAGCGACGTataacgactgaggaatggacgGGGGAAcagtggtgtacacatacaatgggcTACTGAGCAGCTccgagaaggaatgaagttgtgaggcatgcaactgggtgaatgaaccttaagagctgtaggttggatgaaatgtcagaaacaaaaagataaatattatcatgcgtcactcacatggactaactataatataaaaatttggtgaactgaagtcgagaacatgggtatcaggttggggcctattgtaaagggtcctagattgtaagctcttacagcagtcacatatattcaggaagtgtaactgctatttctaaattctgagatactgagctatttgtgtataacctggtcattccctgaaactttgggtatttgtatgacacttgaaactcagagttagagctctgaagctatggaagtcagcattacccgacacaggaactgtttaaaaaggtgaaaaagtgatcagactctgactagagatatgaatgaagcgaTCTGGCTAGGACtacggtaaatcagaatacaaggtaaggGATGATAttggccatattttaaaacttcaacttctgtgtgagaccagagagaaagatgtttatttggtgccaaattcatattttgggtagcacatgttctaatttaacttgtatggtcagtttacttgaataccataagtacgtggaatcttgaataggacgtgACATCTTGTTTACACAATTAGTTTGTGATGGCCTGGTATACccgagtaatttgggcagagaacaaaaaagtattttcaaagtaccctttcaggggactggggagaaagaaggaaatattcaacttccccatctagagaattcttgatatcctcacaaccAGTGGGGAccaccagttcaataggctgagccctcaatcttggggcttgccctcatgaaacttattcctgcaaaggagaagctaagcctactgataattatgcttaggagtcacccgcagagaaccttttttgttgctcagatgtggtttaaCTCTTTAAggcagcttggcaggtgaactcactgcccttccccctatgtgggacatgactcccagggttgtaactCTCCATGGCATCATGGgtcctgactcctggggatgaggcaggacttggcatcatgggaatgagaaagccttcttgactaaaagggggaagagagaaatgagacaaaataaagtttcagtagctgacagatttcagagttgagaggttatcctggaggatattcttacacattatatagacatcccctttttattttttatttttattttattttatttttttagacatcccctttttagtttatggtgtagtggagaggctggaaggaagtgcctgaaattgtagagctgtgttccggtagccttgtttcttgaagatgattgtataaagataaagcttttataatgtgactatatgattgtgaaaaccctgtgtctgatgtttcttttatccagggtatggacagatgagtaaaaaaataagaattaataaataaataaataataaggggcttaagagataaaataaattggatagatggaaatactagtggtcaatgaaggggaggggtgaagggtatgggatgtatgagttttttctttttacttctttttctatagtgatgcaaacattctaaaaatggtcatggtgatgaatacacaactatgtgatagtaTTGTGATAGGCTCATCTCCTGGCAGGTAGTTCCAACACTGGCGTCTTCCCTGGGAAGGGGCACCAAACTTCAGGCGCCAAGAATTCCATGGCATTGGGTGAGACATTATATAAAGGAGCCTGTGAAATAAGCCATAATGGAACTGCAACTTCTGCTTGGCTTCTACAGGAGAGGCTGTCAGAAACTAGAGCAACGGGAACCTTCTACACATAAAATAGGAGTCAGAGTTATCACTAATTCCATTCCCCGTCCCCAAGGAAGAAGAGTACCTGTCCACTCGGGTAGTGTTTCCCAGCAAAAGCCCCACTGAATTTGGTAGGTGCCATTGGGTCTGGCCTGTAGCCATCTCAGTATGAGTCCCAGTTCTGTTCTAGTTGTTCTAGTTCTTCTAATGTCACTTCTATTCTTATTGTCTCTGGACACCAGGGTGCTGAGATGCTCAGGTGCTGAGGTTTGTCCAGCCGTGTCTTCTTGTAAGCAAGGCGCCTACCCACTCAATGAGTGGTTTGGAGAGATCTGTTGTAGCTGTGGTTTTAAAATAGCATCCTGTTCTCAATTGGGCCGGTGGCCTGGGGGTCGTAGGGCAGATGAAAGGGCCAGGCCATTTCTCATTCTTGAACCCAGTGCTGGACTTGGCGACCTGTACAATGGGTGCCATAGTCAATGTCAATGGGTTACAGGTGCCCAAATGTACCAGAAAGTTTCTCCAATCCTTTTACTGTTGAAGCTTGATGGACTTCCAACTGCCTACAGAGCGTCTGATGCAATGTCTACACAGGCTAGCGCATGCTTTTGTCCACCAGACAGAGGGAGCGGCCCTGCATAGTTTATCTGCCAGGCTGCCCAGCCTACGTTCCCCACCAATCTGCTCCATATTATGAGGTAGCGGGCACCTCCATCAAGTAGCTGTTGGGCAGGGCTCAGGCCATAAGCACATTGCTCTACTTCAAAGGAAGATGTAACCTTTCACATAATTCCCATACAGTCTTAAGACCCTTATGTCCAGATTTACAGTGTAGCCAACGTGCTAGGTCATGTGTTTCGTCAACCCATCTAATTTCAGCCAAGGTGTCGGGTTTCCAAATTTCCTGGAGTTGTGCGTGAGGTATGGGCTGGAACAGATTGGTATTTTGGCATCTGGGTGCCCTAACCCAGATCTTCCCACAGGCTTTAATATGTCCTTACTGGCTACAGTCCATTTGTCCTGTTGCCACCGTCCCATCTGGAGAGTCACTCATGATGCATGACCCAGCAGTCAAGGCAGATGGAAATTGTCCTAAGCTCGTGAACAATAACCATCTAGACTGCTCATAGCTCAGCCCATTGTCTGCTCTGACGTTCTCCTTCAACCGTCCGTATGGTGGTTATAGTTATTCCAACAGCTATTGCCTGTCCTAGGGGGACAAGGCtgtttctcctctgcagg contains:
- the DUSP9 gene encoding dual specificity protein phosphatase 9 — encoded protein: MEGLGRSCLWLRRELSPPRPRLLLLDCRSRELYESARIGGALSVALPALLLRRLRRGSLSVRALLPGPPLQPPPPSPVLLYDQGGGRRRRGEAEAETEEWEAESVLGTLLQKLREEGYLAYYLQGGFSRFQAECPHLCETSLNARGGPSTALAAGPVPVVGLGSLCLGHDCSDTETEGDRGPMSCGLDSEGSTPPPAGLLPTCPVQILPNLYLGSARDSANLESLAKLGIRYILNVTPNLPNLFEKNGDFHYKQIPISDHWSQNLSQFFPEAIAFIDEALSQNCGVLVHCLAGVSRSVTVTVAYLMQKLHLSLGDAYDLVKRKKSNVSPNFNFLGQLLDFERSLRLEERRSRERGSGGQGSAASEDPPSFFTTPTSDGVFQPDPT